In Sesamum indicum cultivar Zhongzhi No. 13 linkage group LG1, S_indicum_v1.0, whole genome shotgun sequence, the sequence cattttaccaTGATCTTGAGGAGggcaaaaaatttaaaaaaaaaaaaagaaaagaaaaaagacaacTTGTCGGCTGAAATTTATCCCTCACTTGCAGTTCACTCGATTTTTGCTCTATGCAATGTCAGTTTTGCCCCTACTCCCTAATAATAAAGTAGGAACCATTGAATTTAGAAGTCaagatataaatttattacaatggATAAGTATaattgatgatatatatatatatatataggataattttgtccttacataaaatgaaataggcTATTTCAAGACTTAGGGGGGTTGCATGGGTTACACTTTATTTTTAGTAGGAGATGGCTTTTGTCCATTAAATTCTTGATATGGGGTAAAACACTATTTCCACTATATTTGATGgctattaaattaaatattacttcaattttgaacgGATTTAATTCAAGTTAGAATTCCCCTTCCAACTACAAATACGGCGCAGATGATTAACATTATGGAtacttaattttgtaaaactgttctctctctctctctcacacacgtacacacaaatatatatatatagttgtgcCCAGGTTGTTGTACTAATCCATGttgacaattattttttccaaaaataacataataaatatgacTCATTCACAaactattatattaaataaatctgaattttgatgtggGGATAATATGATAAGGTCGTTCCTACAACTCTTTCACATCCTATCCTTTTTTTCGATCTATAGACAAGCTCTGGACTCGTCTCGTACATTAAGTTAGGATCTTATGGATTTATCGTGACTGTCCGATCAATTTTATATCTATGCATGAAATAGTACAATAAGGGTAAAagtaaaactatatataaatagtcaCCCTTCATAACTCAGGTACCTGTGTTATTCAGCATTAGAAAACTATTTATCTAGACattcttaatgtaattttaacgaggatttattttgtatgtCCACGCTTAATAAGGGtcttatttcttgaaattcattataatGAGATTAACCAGAGAAAGTGTGGCAACATGTCAGATATATTCTggtttagaataaaataaaaaataaaaaatggggtTGACAGGGCAACATGAGTTTTATATGATGATGATAGGTGACAGAATGAGTGAAGACATCCGTCCAAGTGTACTATTGTTGTGCATAAGCGGAGGCATCCATCCTTTCATGGCCACACACCATTCAATATTCCCAACAGTCCAGAATTAAATTAGCTACTTGTTCAAACTTttctcttaatatttttacataatttgtATATCCATAATGTTAATGTTTTAAGACATGATATGACTACATTTTATTGCAGAGGAAATGTCAAGTAAGCAGTCTTACAGCTAGCGCATCAAACTCTCATCTATACAAAAGgtttaatagtattttattctatAGTTACAGATATTTggcattttagtcatttaagtcgatgaaattgtaattttgtccttcatatttttttactgttGTGATTCGTCGGAAAATGTAAAACTAAGCAATGcgcaacaaaaattaaatgttggacagttgaatgaaaaaaaaaaaaaaaaaaacgataaggaggaaaaaaaaaaaaaaaaaaaaacgataAGGAGGCAAAGTGCAAAAACTCACATACGTCAGTGGATGTATGCGATtaatccaaattttaaattcaatgaattttcaaCTCTTTGCCcctaattttgaataatattttactgaGTATCAacgaatttcaaattattctgTTATCAAGTCACTTGGGGGTGCTTTAgctattttggatttttttgtaaataaatttaattttttttaactacttTACTCTCaatatactaattttatttcgacTTCGTcctgttaatttatttttaaaattactcatCTAAAGTAGATGTTAGAATCttcaaataattgaataatttatcactaacaatatttataattttacatatttaatattttaaaatttatttatttcatatttttggatattattcctatatcatagaaaacataaattaaaattgctatgattgattaataaatatatttttcggTAATCATGCAAGGTTATTCTTGTGCATGAATTACTGAACAACTGTATTACatagtgaaaaatattattaaattaaatatttaatttaatttattaatatttaatattttagtaatataaatgacaaatatttgtaaaattaaatatgagatataccaatttcaataaaaattattatttttttgtgaaaaaatattattatcaaatgagaagtgcaaattttaaataaacataGTATGTTTTTAATAGATATGGACAAAATAGTTTTCAAccaattaagtttatttaagaattgatttttttataaacactATCCAATTTAGCTTTTGtctaatttttactttttttacgAATACTATCCACTTTTGATTATGGTACAACTTTCAACTTCTCTATTAAAATTACTTCTCCAAAGGTAGAAGTTTGATCAAAAACTCCCTTaacatgattaatttaaacaattatcTTAGTGTATATTCTAACTCTGTCATCTCagagaaaatattcaaaaaggGTAGGGGAGAACTCAATCAGTGGCTCATTGTCAATGTTTctagagaaaatataaaacatagggagtgtttgcgagtattttaaaaaatcacttGTTAACTTTTGGCTCTCAAAAAGTACTTTTGAAGTGTTTAAGTGTCAACTTTTGCTTTTGAAATGactaagaaataatatttttaggcCAAAAATTAGAAGCATTTTAGGGGGTGCTTTTAGTTGCTttggctttttttttcttttaaataaattttttattagtataccctaattataataattttaattaattttatcatttttaatttatttttaaaactgtatatataaagttaatattgaagttttcaaataatttgaataattttttaataatcacattTACACCTTTACAcctttacatatttaatatttaataatttaaattttatattttatttgctatattatctaattatattatttggttcacatattattatttgattaattgatatatatatatatatatatattttgcaatCGTGCAAGTTTAATTGTGTATAAgttaacaattatattatttagtggaaacattattaaattaaatatatacgttgaaatattttttaaaaataaatatgaaatatactaatcaaaaggaattttattattaactaacaacaagtgaaataataagcaaaaaattgtatctttttaataggggataaaataatatttaatcaattaaatttattttaaaagctatttttttccaaatactATCCAATATAACTTTCATctactttttagtttttttacaaacaataACCCCTTTTAATTCTGTTAcaaatttcaactttctcaATAAAAATCAGTTTACTACAAACACTCCCATAATTGTTgttaaacataaataaaaaaatttatagttgGAAATATGGACTACTTACCATTCTTGGAGTTTGCTAAAATTGTGCCACTCTGTCATTAATCTTAAATGGATaatcatatttgaataatCAAATATACATACTTTATATCGAAtaatcaaatacaaattttattctGTAAAAATCTATAGATAATTCAACATGAAAAtaggtatttttaaaaaaattgaaacttcaACGAATAACGACATCATCCTCACCCGGCAAGAACAATCAACACTCTCCAAAACTAAGCTCAACGTAGGATTCTCGAGGTATTTGGAGCAGACATTTCACCGAAGTGAAAGAATAGTAGCAGTTCTTTCTGTGAAGATGAAAAATTCCAAGCGGCAGTGGCACTTATAGTCATGGTTGAGGTAATTTCTTTTCCACCATGTTTCCctaatttcattttgttgcTTCCATTTCGATTTGCGGGTGGTGTTGTGTGACACCGGTTTTAATCTTATTCGTAATCCCAAAAGTCAAATTAGTGTAATCAATCAATTAGAGTAATGCTAAATAACTGGAAATTCAACGCAAATTTGGCGTTATGTTGTTGTTATCTTGTTGAGGAGGCCTAGCGAGCtattatatgttataaaaCCTGCAACTTGATATATTTCTATGATGGTGCATTTGGCGAAGATCTAgtggaaaaaaattgaggtAGAGGGATCTATATTTTGCCTATGTTGGGAATTGATCCTTGTATTGAgcccaataaaaaaataattattacagtGGAATATAAACCTATATACCAacaattacatattaataGGAACAGTGAAAAAATACAACGATAAATAATTTCGGCTCAGAGAGTCGGATCCGATTGGGAAGCCCACAGCCACACAGGTCGGCAACCCAACCATCAATTGCTCAAACTCACCAAGGGACGACAACAACCAAGGCTAACTCACGCCACCAAGGCACACATACGACCACTAAGGTACCATCGAACCACTCATCTTTAcctatatcttttatttttcctttacttgtttttttttttctttttcttcgcGAAGGTAGTGAATAAATAGGGAGAAACAATTGATAATGGCgcaaaaaaatgataaagagGGAAGAATACGAGGAGGGTTAATAAATTCGACCCAAGggaaaataataagaatgcGAAGTGTTTTAGTCATCTAAAAATGATAATCGGGTCGGGTAATGGGTGGATCGAGTCGGTAGGTCAAGTTAGGCCTTTCAGGTGGTGGGTTGGGGTTGTGGGCTTGGACCTACGAAATTTGGTCCTGAGCTAATTTTCCAACATATTCCCTCTTGAACCAGGACCTAGAAGGGAACCTAGTCCAAAGAATGGATCCGACAATCATCATCGCCATTTTTGCCTGCAAAAAGAGAGATGTTGGCAACCAATACAAATTGATATAAACAAGAGTAAAATTTCAACAGATAATATTTCACATAGTAGATAAACTTGCACACAACAGGATTTACagatttcaaaaataaacattaagcACCAATCATAGAGtggcacaaaaaaaaaaaaatgcagaaatcgcataaagaaaaaaggaaagatcTTATCGATCACCAGAAGAAAATAAAccgaaggctctgataccactgttgggAATTTTTCCTCACAGTAAGcccaataaagaaaaaataattattacagcGGAATACAAACTAATATAACAACAATTACATATTAAGGAACAGTGAGAAAAAATAGGAacgataaataatttcaactcAGGGAGCCAAATCCAAGGACAAAGGCAACAGTGAGGATGGCTCTGGTCATTcttccaagaaaaaagaaagaaaggtaGGTCTATCTTATGTAATGGACCTCCGCAATGGGGAAGCCACAGTCACAAAGATCGACAACCCAGTCATCGGTTGCTCAAATCCACCAAGGGACGACAGACACCAAGGCACACACACGGTCACCAAGGCATCATCGAACCACTCAGGTTTACGcgtctcttttattttttttctcacttgttttttctcttctttttcttcccgAATGTAGTGAATAAATAGGGAGAAGCAATTGCAAATGGCGCGAAAAACCGATAAAGAGGGAAAATTAGAGGGTTAATAAATTCAaccaaggaaaaaaataagaatgcgAAGGGTTTTAATCCTCTAAAAATGAGAACCGGGTCAGGTAATGGGTGGATCGAATCGGTGGGTCGGGTCAGGCCTTTCAAGTGGCGGATTGAGGCTATGGGCTTGAGCCTGCTAATTTGATTTGAACCAATTTTCCAACGGCCTCTGTTTGTGTCTGAGTGGAAATTAGCTATCGCTTATGCTGCTTTGCTTTCCCTGATGGAGACTCTTAAGCAGATTCTGGATGATGCCGATAATCAGCATCTTCACAAGAAACAACAATTTGAATCTCTGCTGGGCAAAGCTTGTAGCTTACGAGATTTTCTTGAAGATTCTTGGCAAAGAAGCAGCGTGGCAGTTGAATCTTTGGAGCAACGAATTAGAGAAGCAGCTTATACAGGGGATGATCTCATCGGGTCCCATATGTCGAATAGGACGGAGGGTTTTCAGTGAAGTCCAGGCTCCAAAATCTGATATCTGCCTTTTTGCCGGATCAGGATCTAGAAAAAgtaattgaagaaattgattCCATTACGAAAGAGGTGATGAAGTTTAAGGTTGGGGGTGCAGTGAAAGATTCGGGACTGAGGAATTCTGTCGGCATGTTCATCTACACAAGCGGCCAGAAAGGCGGACACTATGGTGGGGTTTGATGATGATTTGGTGCAATTGAACGATCGGCTCACCGTACAACAATCAAAGCTACAACTCATCCCTATTGTGGGGATGGGGGTATAGGTAAAACTACTCTCgctagaaatatatattaggatCAATTTGTTgtgggaaaaaatataaacaatccTCTTGTCAtatgcaaatgagcaaattatctccttataaaaaagataaatagcgatttatcttcctatattttttaaaatacaacattttaccttcctatgttttttaaaataaagcaatttacctccttatatagggaggtaaattgtttcattttaaaaaatatagtgggtaaattattatattcttcATAGGGGGTAATGTGCCCATTTTCAATAGCacatggggtaaattgctattcacccatttATTGTGTATGACTTTGATATTCGTGCATGGGTTATAGTATCTCAAGAATATTGTTTGTGTGAAATTCTGTTATGCCTTGTTGATTGCACGACAAAAAGACTCACTAATGAAATGCGTTTGTACCAGAGTTTGAAGGTAGGAGGTATCTAATTGTAATAGATGATATTTGGACCACAAAGGCAAAGATGTTTCCAGATGAAAATAGTGGGAGTCGAATCATGCTTACTACTAGGCTTTCAAATCTTGCTGCTTATGTCGACTCTTGCAACCCTAATCATCAGATGCGCTTTCTCAAAGACGATCAAAGTTGGAAGTTGCTTCAAGAAAATACATGTTTGGAAGAGAACTATCTTGAATTGGAGAAATTTGGTAaggaaattgcaaaaaattgtCGAGGACTTCCGCTAACAATTGCAGTGATTGGTGGAGTATTCTCCAAGCTCGAGAAGACAGAGGATATTTTTGGAACATAAtgcaaaaaatgtaaaatcaaACACGACGTGTAATGATGACCAATGCTTAAGATATTATCTTtgagttataattatttgccCCATCACTTGAAATCGTGCTTAAATCGTGCTTTTTTTATATGGGAGTTTTTCGTGAAGATATTGAGATATGTGTTTTCAAACTATGGGTTGCACAGGGATTTCTCAAACCAACCACATCTCAAAGCTTAGAAGAGGTAGCAATGAAGTACTTGCAAGATCTTATTGACAGAAATCttattctaattataaatatttcttattgtttgaaaaattaaatacatccTTCTGATTTTAAcgacaatttaataattaacacaaTCCGTCGAGACATGTGAGgcaataataaatgtaaaaaattaacgaAGTTAAactcttttattaaaaaaaaaaagttgaaaatgggGTAGCTAGAAGTGTGCGCTTGacttttgattgaaaaaaagTTCCTTTAAGAGAATACTAAGACAAGTGCGGGGAAATCTTACATCAGATCGAGTCTGATCGGACTTGAATCAGTTACACGACGattgtaatatacttattatacaATTAATGTTGTACAATTTAGAAATAGTAATTACATGACAAACATTGTATTACACAAAATGCGTGGTTCGTTGAATTTTGTCATGCCTTATTTGGATAAGAATTTTCCGACAAGCTAATTACTAACTATTATAGTCTTAACATTGGAAAGCCAAAGAAAAGGATTGATTTGAACCAACAATATGTTAAACTCCAGAAATAGGAATTGTAGAAAGTTGAGGTACGTACACAGGAGGAGAATTTCAGGAATTGAAAGTTTTGCCATAAACAGGTACAGAATGGTGGACTGAATAAAGATTTACAACCACTACCTCATAAAGACGTTTCCTAATTATACGTACGTGGGATGGGATCAACATTTCATATCCTCCACCTCTATATATCCAACCTCTCGCAAAGAAAACTCTAATTCTCCTCACAAGAAACTAATCACAACATGGCGATTTCCAGGCTCAGTTTCTCCTTCTTTCTCCTGATATGCTCTTGGGCTTTTGTGGGGTATTGTGAGGGCGCGGACGCCGCGGAGACGATGCAATGCATTCAGAAACTGATGCCCTGCCAGGCATTTCTGAAGGGTTCGTCGTCGCCAGCGACGTCGTGCTGCGTGCCGCTGAAAGAGATCATGGCCGACGATGGGCAGTGCCTATGCGCAGTGTTCGAGGACGAGACAATCTTGAAGAGTCTGAATGTGACGCAGGATGATTTTCTAGGGCTTGCCAAGTCTTGCGGTGCCAATGCTGATACATCCATTTGTCATAAAGGTGATCATATTAAACTtctattattgttgttgttgttggtcGCATTAATTTCCTAACCTGAGTGTTTTTTGCTGATTCGGTAGGCGCTGCAACCCCTTCTATTCCACCCTCGGCTCcttcaaattctaataacagtaagttttttaattcagctaattatttaatttgcaggataatttcattaacaatgaaaatttaaaaaaaacagataatttttatctaataactATCTTTgggtattttgatttatttgtacTAGTTGTTGTTGCACATGGTCTCCgcaaacatataaaaagaattattatatgagatgaaaagaaattattaaaactgcgcgagattaaaaaaatatggggtacgtttagaaagaaaaaataaattatggagatttattaaaaatatgaaaaaattttaataaaaaaaatacagaagatgagagagaaaaaataaattgtaattatagatttcttaaaaatatgaaagtttgtaacaaaaagaaacataaaaaatgtgaGAAATGAAATAGTGGcttgagaggaaaaaaaaaagaaaattgcatattacccctttatgttatatgaaaattgctaaatatttacatgtgtcaataaaatagtcaaaagaagaaaaaactccatgtaattataaatgctTCACAAAGGATCCTCGTCGTcaaaaaaatggagagttGTTAACTACAATACAAATGAGATAACTCTTTGATGCGTTttgaatatttctaaatagataaaattatccttattaatattatttttagttaattctttatatttggTTGAAAAAGTTATGAtaaatacccaaaaaatagtattcatcaagttttatatataaaaaatattattacatcaaattataatattttacatatgaaaaaatattaaatttttaagattatttaatattatttatattttttaaaaatcaaaatacatgatttttttattttaaatattattacttaatttaatttttgtgttggatatattttaaaattatattatatataaatattatagtaaataaatttaaatttttatatatacataattaaattaattcatatataaaatttacaaaataaaaaatataataaataaataattaaaaattaaaaaagaaaaagaaaaaacggATCGTCCCCCACCCCCCATTGCCATCCTTCGCCCCCCAACCTCCACCATGCCTCTCCGCAATGTCTGGCCATGCTAGCANNNNNNNNNNGGGGGGGTGTTGACAACAAGCTCACTGTCGTCCGGCACCCACTCTcattatacacacatatataataacatttgACACTGTTAATGACAATTGATGAAAgaggaaatattttaaaaaacacaaagggTTTTTGcatatacttttaatatagaggatttttagttgaatttaaaaaatatagaaaaattttatgcaattatctaaaaatatacatctttatataaaaaaactaaaattactattttgccaaaaaaaacattttaataaaaagaataaattaaaatacttaaaaattaatacaataaaagaattttcctttataataaaataaataaaacaattaaccTAACAAATGTTTTTACACccaattatttctttatcatCGAATAAGGAAAGAATTTGAATAcactagaagaaaaaatatgcttttttttttataattaaaagtaaatcatagtataaaatattaattagctATATGTCTCCATGCTTGACAATTaaccattatttttataaaagaagtCAAATATTCATTACAactacaaatttaatttattcatatattttttgtcaattttcagGTGCAAGTGCATCCACTGGGATATCTAATGCTGGAGGATATGTGAGCCTTGCAGCAGCCCCTCTCacttatttcattatttcagcattttagataatattagTGACgaaatatccaaaaaataatattaaaattgtaattaaaaatatagattaactgataatatttttatattattattatataattttaattaatcaattatacatcaaattatgttgtctatataaataattagaatacATTTAAggtgataataatttaatgacaAATGACAATCAACCTGTCACATATCGATGTATCTAGCACAAAGACGACATCGTTACACCTCTAACATGTGTTGGATTAAATCCACACCCCTAACGTGCAATTTtcgaaaaggaaaaagaaattgtaattGAACTCAACCTCATAAACAATTACTGtaattacaaaagataatatgttgaatatcttataaactcaaaattatataaatctcttaaataatattcaagTCAGTTCAACCTTTAAAAgcaataatatttaactacAAATCTAAAATAGTACAGTTGAAAACTAATAAACCAGCAAAATATTACAGCTCtcaaaaatctcaaaagaagaagaataatgaaaaaattcaaattccaaaacaaaaatagctTCTAATCATATAGATTTAGTTTTGTGTTTGGTTGCGCTTTTTCTGCAAATCTCAACTCATAACCAGtgaaaaaccaacaaaaatcaattaaataaataataaaaaccaACAAAACTACATTTCATTGAAAGAAGCAGAtgcaaaattaagaaaataacacTTTAGGATTGAATATAGGAGCACACTAGTGCACGAACCGTACGTAAGGAGAACGGAACATGCAAGCATATGATGCTCGCCGTATCTCGGCAACTAAAAGGGCTGATGTCGCTATTCGTCGATTCAAAAGCGTATCAGCGACACATAAGATTGcctttttcttccttctttttcaTCACAAACAAGAAATCGATGGAAAAACTAAACAAGCAGAAGATTTGTTAGTAAATACATACACAGATTCGTTcgtattttttatgaaacacGCAGATATTCAGATCAGTCGACGCTGAGCAGAGGAGATGAGTTGAGATGTGTCAGGAGAGGGTGCCGCGGCTGAGTGAGGGCTTTTATTGAAGCAGAACTGAAATAGAACCCTAATTTGACGGTGGGCTTTTGGCGACTGTTCAGCAAAGGCCCAACTACGCAGTACTTTTTTgggttttctatttttctatttctttttaaggggtgctataaattaaataattatagcgatataaataaataattagagaTCAATTTCACTAACTTATATTTCAATACtttacttttcattttattcatcatattgagtggaaaataatttaactcgatggattatattttatggacCCACTAGAAATAGATTATGcataaaaatcattattatttttaattaaatataaatcatcTTTGTGgtttgcataattatagaaactattctctaataataaaataaatatggatagtttgtgtaatgatattGACGTTTtttaagtgtatatatataatttttcaaaagcaaaagaaatgatgttaatgtttttttatggatttatgtataattattcaaaatgcATCGATGATTGTATAAATAGATCATAATAAGAGaaccaattataaaaaaacacttatgaaaaagtgattttatttaaaattttcctcTCATAATAATGAATGATTTTAACCTCAATATGTTAACTTAGATCAGATCCATCCTTTCAAAATTGacctaatttattttctttgggCTTGTTTGATTATTCTAAACTTGTTTCACCTactaaacaattaaatttaaattattctttattgtacaatttttaagcatagtatttattatatagttttttcaGAATAAGTTTTCACAATGATATCGTAATGATCATATTTTGTTCAAAAAGATCCTAGCTAGAAAAGAATTCTAAATCTTTTAGTGTGTttgtgaaataatttaaagtggaataaatattaaattgtttgactaatattcttttttttaactcAGAGTCCAAGCaagaatttgataatataaaaatgattactcattattaaaaaaaatcatttaatagAGTTCTAATAGATCAAATTTCcatatgttaaaatatttaagatccaattaattaacgacgtgtatatatatacatactaaatagaataaaagatacaataagaaattgaaatagaaaatctaATCGAAGGGGTTtagttttaaaagaaaattttttaagtaagtgatcagatttaattaaatcaaactatataatcatataataagtgtgatatattttatttttttaaattgtggaccaattataataacaaatatgttatactctttatataattaattcaaatttaattcaaatgagTGGGATTtagaatttgttgttttaaaGTGTATAGATAGATGAGGGCCTAAAATAGGAAACTGAAggcttttctattttctaaagTAGGGTTTAACTAACACACACAAGCCCCCCATAACCCTGACCTTCACAGTACACTATGGCCAAATCGGAAGGCaagaaaatgaggaaaagAGTGGAAGGAGAAGATGGAAACTCAGATGTTAGAAAGAGGGAATCATTGGATGCCATAGACGTGAAGATCAACGCAGTCGGCGAGAACACAGAGGAAAATACCTCCCCGATAATTGGATACTTTCCATCCGGATACGACCCGATGAAGAATTCCACCAACCCGGATCCTAATTCCAGCGTCAAGGTTTACAAAAGTGTGAATTCTCGAAACCCCAGAAATCCCAGAATGCAGGTGGTGGTGG encodes:
- the LOC105166420 gene encoding lipid transfer-like protein VAS; this encodes MAISRLSFSFFLLICSWAFVGYCEGADAAETMQCIQKLMPCQAFLKGSSSPATSCCVPLKEIMADDGQCLCAVFEDETILKSLNVTQDDFLGLAKSCGANADTSICHKGAATPSIPPSAPSNSNNSASASTGISNAGGYVSLAAAPLTYFIISAF